The Bdellovibrio sp. ZAP7 DNA segment GCTTTCCAAAAGCTTCAAAAGTTTTGGATGAGGAGTGAAGTCTGCTGGGTACGAGGCTGCTTTTTCACCGATTTGTTTTAGTTTTGCCAAATCGAAGGATGTATTCACTGGTTTGTCGGCATCGGCTTCAACACCTTTGCGAAGACCTGACCAGTTGCCCTCGAACTTAAAGTTTTTAAGTTTCGGTGGAGCTTTCTTAGTGTCTTCGAAGATTTTTTGCAGACGATCCATCGCTTGTTGGTAAAGATCATCAGCCGTTTTTTGATCTACGCTGTTTTCACCCGCCAATTTTTGCGCGTAAAGCTCACGCACAGTCGCGTGTGCTTTGATCAGATCATACATCAAGGGTTGAGTGAATGCAGGTTCGTCACCCTCGTTGTGACCGTACTTACGGTAACAGATCAGGTTGATCACAACGTCTTTGCCGAATTGTTGACGGTAGCGAATAGCGATATCCATACCACGCACACAAGATTCAACATCGTCACCGTTTACATGAATCACCGGTGTGAAAGTCATTTTCGCTGGATCAGAAGCATAACGAGTGGAGCGCGCATCTTTTGCACTTGTCGTGAAGCCCACTTGATTATCGATGATAACGTGGATTGTTCCGCCAGTTGTATGAGACTGAACTGCAGCCAACTGCAAAGTTTCCTGGATAATGCCTTGGCCAGCGAAAGCGGCGTCCCCGTGAATCAAGACGCAGACAGCAGATTTTCTGTCGCCCGCGTTTAAATCTTGAGCGGCACGAGTAATGCCCAAAGCAACTGCATTCACAGTTTCCAAGTGAGAAGGGTTGTAAGCCAAAGTCGCCTTCACGGAAGATCCGTTAGTCGCTTTCTTTTCGGTTTTATAACCCAAGTGATATTTTACGTCGCCATCGAAATCTTCGACGGCTTTCTCAAGTTCTAATGGACCATTGAAATCACCGAAGACGTATTCTTCGCCCTTACCGAAGAAATTCACCAGCATGTTCACGCGTCCGCGGTGAGCCATACCCATGTGAAGTTCTTTGATGCCAGCTTGTGAACCACGGTTCACGATTGTGTCCATCATCGGAAGGATTGAGTCGGCGCCCTCAACCGAGAAGCGCTTTGTTCCCACGTAACGTGTGTGAACGAATTTTTCCAAAGTTTCAGCTTTCGTCAAAGAAGCCAAAACAGTTTTCTTTTCTTCAGGAGTAAGTTTGAAAGAAGATCCTTCGAACTCTTGCTGCAACCATTTGTATTCAGCTGCAGATGCATCCGCCGCTTGCAAAGCGATTTTACCGCAATAAGCTTTTTGCAAGTGAGTGATGATCTCAGACAAAGAAGCATTTTGTTTTCCAACGATCGCACCGATTTGGAATTTCGCGTTCAAGTCTTTGTCACTCAAACCGAAAGTTTTAAGATTCAACGCTTCGTTAGCAGTCGGTTTGTAAAGTGGGTTCAAATCCGCTTCAAGATGTCCTTGAGCGCGGTAAGCTTGAATCAACTGGAAAACTGAAAGCTCCTTGTCAGACATTCCGAATTTGCCAGATTGGGCAAATTCAACGCCTTCAAAAAAACTTCTCCACTCGGGAGCAAGTGTTTCAGGCTTTGCTTTGAAGTCACCATACAGTGCTTCAATGTATTCAAGATTTGAGCTGTTGATACCATTGTTGTTCACGACGAAATTCCTCACTTTAGGCAGACCTTGTTTTTTCCAAAAACTCGCGCGTTTGTAACGTGTTAATGCGTAGCAAAAATCGAGAGTTTTCATATTCAAGGATGCACGGTCATGTTAGCTCTTATTTTATTGAAAATGAAGGAGTTTAAGCGTGTATAAGTTAGTGCTGATTAGACACGGTGAAAGTGTTTGGAATCAAGAGAACCGCTTCACAGGTTGGCAAGACGTTGATCTTTCCGAAAAAGGTCGTGCCGAAGCTGCAAAAGGAGGCAAATCTCTCAATGACAAAGGCTTCAAATTTGATGTTGCTTACACAAGCGTTCTAAAAAGAGCTATCAAAACCCTCAATTTCGTTTTGGACGAGATCGATCAAGTGTGGCTTCCTGTCCACAAAGACTGGCGCTTGAATGAACGCCACTATGGCGCTCTTCAAGGTCTTAACAAGTCTGAGACTGCGGCCCGTCATGGCGAAGACCAAGTTAAGATCTGGCGTCGTAGCTATGATGTTATGCCACCGGCTATGGAAAACAATGATCCACGTCATCCTTCGCACGATCCGCGTTACAAAAATGTGCCCGCAAGCCTTTTGCCTAGCACGGAATCCCTAAAAGAGACGGTGGCTCGCTTCCTTCCACTTTGGAACGAAACTATTGCTCCCAAAATCAAATCTGGCCAAAAAGTGCTAATCGTTGCCCACGGGAACAGTTTGCGAGCTTTGATCCAGCATTTGGAAAATATGACGCCGGATGAAATCATGGGCGTGAATATGCCGACGGGTATTCCGTTGGTCTATGAACTTGATAAAGATCTTAAGGTGATTGGCAAAGAATTTGTCGGTGATCCTGAAGAAGTGAAGGCAGCAATGGAAGCTGTCGCGAATCAAGGTAAAGCGAAGTAGACCAAATTACATATGTTTTCAAAAGGGAGATTTTAAGAATCTCCCTTTTTTTTGACCTCGCCTTGACACTTTTTAAATCAATTCCATAGTTAATTATGAGAAGTGATCCGGAAGCTTCCTCGAACTGTAAGCACTCCAGCCCTGCTGGAGTAGATTCTCTGCACAGCAGAGTTTAAACGTTTATATAGGAGGATTTTATGTCAATGCGTTCATTATCACCATGGTCCGCTCGTCGTCCAACAAACGATCTTTTTAGTCAATTCGAAGAGTTTTTCGGTGACTTGGATCGCGGGTACACACCTGCCGCTCGCTCGACGATGGACTTTTCTCCCTCTGTAGATATAGAGGAAAAAGAAAATGCATATATCGTAACGACGGATTTGCCGGGCTTCAAAAAAGAAGACATTAAAATTGAAATGGCAGACAACGTTCTGACTATTTCAGGCGAAAGAATCAAAGAAGCCGGAGATAAAAAATATTCCGAGCGTTCTTGGGGCAAATTCCAACGTACATTCAGTCTTCCAGTGCATGTTGCTGGAGACAAAATCGAAGCGTCTTATAAAGACGGTGTGCTTGAAGTGACTCTGCCGAAAGCAGAAAACGCAAAAAGCCGTTCGATCAAAGTGCAATAATCCACCTTCGCCAAGGCTACGGCGGACAGGTCCCCACGGGGCTTTGGCAGCCGTAGCTTCAGCGAAGGATGCTTAGCTAAAGTTTGGGGTTGGTAAGACAGATGCTTGAGCTTCCCTCCAGGGGCCGCCTTGCTTTCTATGTCTTTCCTCCCGAACAACCTCGACACACATTCTTTTCTCTCTCCTCTTCGAACCTTGTATTTATAGGCCTCGAAGCTTTCCGAGAATCTGCCTTATCAACCCCCAAATTTTAGCTAAGCATTTTCAACCTTTCCCGAGGGGAAATGTTTTTGAAAGTGACTACCTTTTAGTCACGCTCTCGAAATGAATGACTCAAGAAGAGCATTTGTGGCGACTCCAAATCAGCTGGGGTACAGTGTTTCCTGTGCTTATGAAAGTCGCCAGGAGGGTGCATGAATACATCGTTCAATAAACTTGTGATCGCAACCGGGATGGTTTTTATCGCTTCTTGCAGTCCACAATCTGCAACGAATTTAAACTCCGAAGTCGCCTCGTCTCTTTCGATCGATTCATCCAGAGAAGCGCTGGTTAATTTCAAATTGGTCGATGCGCCTAATAAAGATATTAAATCTGTTGTCGTAGATATCGACCATCTTGAGGTCGTGGTTGCGGGTGCGAGTAAGGTCGGACGCTTGATTTTGGCGAAGGGCCTGGGTTCGGTAGATCTTTTGAAATTGCAAAATGGGATCAGCCTGCCACTGCAGGAAATCGTGGCTCCTAATGGTTTGCAAATTCAGCAGATTCGTCTGATTTTGAAAGATTCAGGACACTATATTATCAAAGGTGATGACTCTATCTGCGAGCT contains these protein-coding regions:
- the gpmA gene encoding 2,3-diphosphoglycerate-dependent phosphoglycerate mutase, producing the protein MYKLVLIRHGESVWNQENRFTGWQDVDLSEKGRAEAAKGGKSLNDKGFKFDVAYTSVLKRAIKTLNFVLDEIDQVWLPVHKDWRLNERHYGALQGLNKSETAARHGEDQVKIWRRSYDVMPPAMENNDPRHPSHDPRYKNVPASLLPSTESLKETVARFLPLWNETIAPKIKSGQKVLIVAHGNSLRALIQHLENMTPDEIMGVNMPTGIPLVYELDKDLKVIGKEFVGDPEEVKAAMEAVANQGKAK
- a CDS encoding DUF4382 domain-containing protein, which produces MNTSFNKLVIATGMVFIASCSPQSATNLNSEVASSLSIDSSREALVNFKLVDAPNKDIKSVVVDIDHLEVVVAGASKVGRLILAKGLGSVDLLKLQNGISLPLQEIVAPNGLQIQQIRLILKDSGHYIIKGDDSICELKTPSAQKTGVKIILTNKVQFEAGQQYNVTLDFDAMKSIVLQGNGGCLLKPVLKLISVTKQQLPEVVDPQPTVTPSPSVEPSPTVTPEPPVEIITTPDENDGSGDGWDYTPLVDGQEPIVDESQLPYL
- a CDS encoding Hsp20/alpha crystallin family protein: MSMRSLSPWSARRPTNDLFSQFEEFFGDLDRGYTPAARSTMDFSPSVDIEEKENAYIVTTDLPGFKKEDIKIEMADNVLTISGERIKEAGDKKYSERSWGKFQRTFSLPVHVAGDKIEASYKDGVLEVTLPKAENAKSRSIKVQ
- a CDS encoding 2-oxoglutarate dehydrogenase E1 component, with the protein product MNNNGINSSNLEYIEALYGDFKAKPETLAPEWRSFFEGVEFAQSGKFGMSDKELSVFQLIQAYRAQGHLEADLNPLYKPTANEALNLKTFGLSDKDLNAKFQIGAIVGKQNASLSEIITHLQKAYCGKIALQAADASAAEYKWLQQEFEGSSFKLTPEEKKTVLASLTKAETLEKFVHTRYVGTKRFSVEGADSILPMMDTIVNRGSQAGIKELHMGMAHRGRVNMLVNFFGKGEEYVFGDFNGPLELEKAVEDFDGDVKYHLGYKTEKKATNGSSVKATLAYNPSHLETVNAVALGITRAAQDLNAGDRKSAVCVLIHGDAAFAGQGIIQETLQLAAVQSHTTGGTIHVIIDNQVGFTTSAKDARSTRYASDPAKMTFTPVIHVNGDDVESCVRGMDIAIRYRQQFGKDVVINLICYRKYGHNEGDEPAFTQPLMYDLIKAHATVRELYAQKLAGENSVDQKTADDLYQQAMDRLQKIFEDTKKAPPKLKNFKFEGNWSGLRKGVEADADKPVNTSFDLAKLKQIGEKAASYPADFTPHPKLLKLLESRKNMASGKDPVDWGMGELLAYGSLLAEGKSVRLTGEDCVRGTFTHRHAGMYDVKTNKAFFPLADTNPKAKLLVAESILSEYGVMGYEYGYTTYDPNSLVMWEAQFGDFVNGAQIVIDQYIAAAESKWQQMSGLTLLLPHGYEGQGPEHSSARLERFLQSCAMYNMQVCNLTTPAQIFHALRRQMVRDFRKPLVIMTPKSLLRHPKAVSPIEDLANGSFQPVLGDATDKSKVDTVVFVSGKFYYELLEEREKSKKDNIALVRLEQIYPFPARQVAEVLKGYPKAKTLIWAQEEPKNMGAFQHVYFKFIEVVQKAGLQLRFEYAGRPEKASPAVGSVHRHKTEQADIIKSIFS